The Alosa alosa isolate M-15738 ecotype Scorff River chromosome 17, AALO_Geno_1.1, whole genome shotgun sequence genomic sequence cgtGATCGTAATAGAGATTGCCTAGTGACTTGTCTCTTCCTAAGCCCTCTTCTATGGGCTTGCTCACATGGGCACTGTGGCAAAACAAGACAGCAAAACACAGGTAAatgactcacaaacacataattAAATATCTATTATGATGCTATTATGGAATATCTATTAATATGCTATTATGATGCTATTATGAACTTGCTGAGTGGACACTGCGGCTGAAATATTTTGAGTCCTGTGAGTGAATTTAGACATCTTGTTATTAAAACATGCAAGTAAAGATCAATAGGTCTATGAGTGGGCCTACACATTAAGAATGGGCTTAATATCAATTGTTTGAAAAACACTTATAGCCTAACATTAAAGTCCATTAAAGTTGTACAGCTAAGGCAGAGGAAAGCCCTACAAATAGCTCAGGACCCTTCACATCCAATACATCACACTTTTGAAAGACTCCCTTCAGGAATGAGATAGCTACAGAGTACCTACATCAACAAGCAACAATAAATCTTTTATCACATCATCCATTATTTTGCTAAATCAATTACATTTATGAGTTTTTATCATTCATAATCCCTGCCTCCACTGAACACAATggacaactagatgtaccacagagcggtacaaaatatgaccgccgcccagtccagcacatgttttccacaaaaataagtcacgctgaaaggcatatatgattctaactgtctcactgaattgcattatgcacactcaattctcactggtatctgctagacaacaagtaccaaaacatgattagttcatagatttcacatgtaatatacattttatacaaccccacccccatcttgcctggtcataattctgagaaattcttgaattgtgtgcatgtgtgcgtgtacatgttcatgtttatgtttatgtgtgtgtgggtgtgtgggtgggtgtgtgtgcgccagggcttgaaaacgaaattatttttcaaacgttccgttccgaacggttcaggtaggcctatgtttaacgttttcgttcttgcatgcgttccgccaccaacatatcggtcctgaaccggttcggaacacaaaatatcgttcgttcttaaagttccggcagtgtttggcccaaaaataataaatcacaggcggcatccaaaaacattcagatgggctatccatcccatagcctgcagacttactgtaggcctaacctatgcctataaataatttcttatcaaaaatatttctggatacctgttaaactccttacctggttgtagcctaagttttatccatatggagatcttcaaaggcttgcgctataattctaaccctgtttataaacgaacctgtcttgctgacaaggcctatctcaaatttcccgtttaactcttctacatagaataggctataattgtgctaacatttcaaatcccgactttaaaacgacaaggcgtggacaggcaaaataggctacaaacaatttccaaatcagtttcagtagcctacgctacgagctggcctaagatccgaagtggcagacggataggttacattacaacagcaagacaaaatatacacatttggaccaaaggtccatttattcgcttttttttttcaaactgcagaaatcaaattattaggctgttatatagagaacgaaaaaaaaaaacgttattgaccggttttgtggatttcagaataacgtttctgttccggaacagttgaagaccattttgttttcgtttccgtttccgctcctcgtaaaattccgtaaaattctGTTCGTTTtcgtttttcgttttcgttccttgaaccggtttgGAACCCtggtgtgcgcgcatgtgtgtgtttgcctgtttatgtgcctgtgtgtgtgtgcatgtgcatgcatgcgtatatatgtctactgtgtgagtatgtgtcatacgtactgtaggattactgtgaatgtgcgtgtgtatctgtttatgcacatgtgtgcatatggaatgggtttacatgacccctggaggcaaacatatgcaaaaaattggtcatcctaggccctacggttcttaagatattcacagaaaactgtgtctgccctaccctccttttggggggtccagtccagcggaggggctacagatcaaaacgaaaagcgatggttccatgctatccatgtggggttacatgcccaccaagtttcgtgtaccccggtctttcaggaatccttgttggtgtacggtcactaaatgtacacatacattattttattgtaaggccccccatgaacgaaagtccacgaaacttggcatgcattcggagggtgtcataatgatcctacactttcaatttcgtgcagttttgaccatgtcagccagagatattgtgatgaaaacacctaatgttttgctatacatgaaatgagtggttatggaatgggttgacatggccctttgagatcaacatacaaaaaaacaatggtcctcctaaaccctacggttctcgagatattcacagaaaactgtgtctgccctaccctcctttcgggggtccagtccagcgggggggctacagatcaaaacgaaaacaggaggttccatcctatccatgtggggttacatgcccaccaagtttcgtgtaccccggtcttacagtgtcccgggaatccttgacggaaatgcgagaaagaaaaagaaaaaaaaagaagaaaaaaatctgactaaacctatatgaccgagacttctgttctattctattctattctatcagTCTGGCTTTTCCCGGGCAGCTGTTTCAGTGACTGGATTGTCATTACCACTGTGTGGCACGAATAGCAATGTGATCTCTGATGCAAATGACAACAGTCAAAACGGCAAGCCTGCATCAATGGATAGACCACCACTGCTTTGGCCTGTGACGTTTTTGCTTTGGAAAACATATTGGCTTTACATTTCTGTGGATTTGTCTCCATCGTCTGGTGTAGACGAGTATTTCAGTTGCCTAAATAGATGACGTTATCACGACTAGTCTATTGTTTAACTTGTCAAAAACACCTATTGCTGTGGCCTGTAGTTGTAATCTTTGTTTTCTGAGGCCTTAGGTTACTTTTACCCCTGCACAAAACTTAACATGCTCTTGACTTTTCAGTTTCATGGATTAGGCTACACAGCTACATAACTTTATGTTAGGCTACCAATGATGTTCTGTAACAATCTTTCACTCAACACGTTCCTGGAAAGTAAGAGTTTCTTGAAGGCCCTATGTTGCATAGTGGTCAGAAAATCAGATATTCTCGGACTGGCTGGCTCTGCTCATTATTTGACCAGAGAATGTCtggtagacgggctctgatttGACCGTCTGAGTACGACTACAACACATTTCCCCACCACACTTCCTTTGGTGTTACCAGGACTTCCTCTGCCATAATGAGCTTATTTGAAATACTGAATTTAAAACTATGTCAAATAATTTATGAAGTTATCACTGCATTCAATTGCTATTGATTGCTATTAATAAACTAACATACCTTGTTGGTGGAAAATAGACCTCATAGCAAGCGGAACCTAAATCGGCTAGGTTCATAACTATCCGGAgagttaaaaaaaagagaactcTGTCATGCGAAGGTGAAATAGCCAAGTAGCTTGATAGCTTAATTCTATGTAATTTCTCATCACTTATTGTCAACGTTTTGGTGCACTGTTGTCGGGCCTCCTATTTACACATTATGAAGTATTTTTCGTGATATCTGTTGCATGTTAGCCTACATCACTGAATCAGCGAGCTGTTAATGTTTGAATAAGGTGAGTAATGTGGCGTTAGCTAACGTAATGTTGCTCTGCTTGCGATTTTGTTTAACATAGCTTGCTTGCTTGGTCCTTGTAATTGTCAAGTCATTTTAATGTTTTGCTAACATCCACGTAGGCTACACTGTAtctatattaaaattaatagatAGCCATTCGAAATTAATATGATCCTATTGAAATCCAGTAACGTCGACATGTGTTGGAACGTGTCGGTGGAAATAGGTTAATGTTAACTAACGGTGACCAATGTTATTGAGAACTATGTCTTGGCGCTAATATTTGTAATGTTCGCATGTATACTGTGTGGctgaatacatgtatttaaatatGTAAACCTCTGTTACCTGTTATGTACAATTGCAGCTATGGCTGGGCTCTCAAATTATGCTGTGCGCATGGCGCGTCTCAGCGCGCGGATATTTGGGGACGTTGTGCGTCCCACTGATTCCAAGTCCATGAAGGTAGTACAGCTGTTCAAGGAACCACCTATGGCCCAAAAAAAAGAGGTGTATGACTGGTATCCTCAGCACAAAATCTACTATGCCATGACCCAGAAGCTGAGATACATGGGATTGTTCAGGTAAGGCAGTGTTACACAGTTTTGACCACAATCAATTTGTATCATGGCTAGAACATAACAAGttggttgattttgttttgttcccTCAGAGATGAACACGAGGACTTCAAAGAAGAGATGCGGCGGCTCAGGAAGCTACGAGGAAAAGGGAAACCTaaaaagggagagggaaaaagagccACAAAGAAGAAATAACACGCATCTTCATTACATCTTGGACACTCTTCCTTGTGCATAACTGAACAATGGCTGAGATTATGCTCCATGGAACGCAGAAGTAATCCTCCCACAAACTACTAGGATGGACCTTTTACTGAGGACAGGTGCATTTTATTCATTGTGTCACATCAATCTTAAATGTGATACCTTAATCCACAAGAGGATTCTACCTAGTAGGAGTTTGTTATTGGTTTTCAAAGTGTGGTATTTCATCTGACCACAGAGATTGTGATCTCTCACAATACTATACATCTCCGCAGTATCTTTCAAGTGTTGTAAATGACTGGTGTTCATAAAAGAACTATGTATATTTTGTTCTCcctgtttttttattatcaaaAAGAAAACTTTCCTCTGTGGAtacatgttttttaaatgtgttttcatTGTTAATGCTACTTACAGAGTGAGGTGAGCTGAGTGAACTATGAGTTCAGTGAACTGTGACAAAACAGACATGGTAACCACCCAAGGAAAG encodes the following:
- the mrps33 gene encoding 28S ribosomal protein S33, mitochondrial, whose product is MAGLSNYAVRMARLSARIFGDVVRPTDSKSMKVVQLFKEPPMAQKKEVYDWYPQHKIYYAMTQKLRYMGLFRDEHEDFKEEMRRLRKLRGKGKPKKGEGKRATKKK